A genomic window from Aphelocoma coerulescens isolate FSJ_1873_10779 chromosome 30, UR_Acoe_1.0, whole genome shotgun sequence includes:
- the PNPLA6 gene encoding patatin-like phospholipase domain-containing protein 6 isoform X4 produces MTARGPRPPPGPERAETGGRISDGQSPPRPWGRASRSRRPRCSGPSWASPWPSWPSPCWAGGCAAGVPAQEPPRYRFRKRDKVLFYSRKIMRKVSQSTSSLVDASVSSGAARPRSRKKLKVLSIAKKVSASFLRIQKEPPTLQLKEPPPSVLEADLTEFDVASSHLPSEVLYMLKNVRVLGHFEKPLFLELCKHMVFQQCQQGEDVFRPGQPDTSIYVLQEGKLELLLTETDGKETVMKEVFPGDSVHSLLSILDVITGHQRPYRTVCARAAEDSTVLRLPVEAFSAVFEKYPESLVRVVQIIMVRLQRVTFLALHNYLGLTNELFSHDMQPLRLFPQPGHAARTSPVRHGKRGLGGTDEGRDTAELMKAAGLETPAVPPPLSRCISMPVDISGIQKGPRSDFDMAYERGRISVSLQEDSSGAFGQSVSQEPKERKSVTLEEQPSGIYHYSSCEEDAGAGMGTGTGTGTGTGTCPFGPYQGRQSSDIFEEAKRELIKLMKVEDPSLLNNRVLLHHAKGGTVIARQGDQDVSLHFVLWGCLHVYQRMIDKEEDVCLFLTQPGELVGQLAVLTGEPLIFTIKANRDCTFLKISKSDFYEIMREQPSVVLSVAHTVAARMSPFVRQMDFAIDWMAVEAGRALYRQGDKSDCTYIVLNGRLRSVIQKGSGKKELVGEYGRGDLVGVVEALTRQPRATTVHAVRDTELAKLPEGTLNNIKRRYPQVVTRLIHLLSQKILGNLQQLRGPFAGSGLGMASSSEPINPTSNLSTVAVLPVCDEVPMAAFTLELQHALNAIGPTLLLTSDIIRARLGSSALESIQEYRLSGWLAQQEDIHRIVLYQTDCTLTPWTLRCIRQADCILIVGLGDQEPALGELEQMLENTAVRALKQLVLLHREDGPGPARTVEWLNMRSWCSGHLHIRCPRRVFSRRSPAKLREMYEKVFEKSADRHSDFSRLARVLTGNTIALVLGGGGARGCSHIGVIKAMEESGIPIDLVGGTSIGAFIGALYAEERSAVRTKQRAREWARCMNSVFETVLDLTYPITSMFSGSAFNASINRVFQDKQIEDLWLPYFNVTTDITASAMRVHTDGSLWRYVRASMTLSGYLPPLCDPKDGNLLMDGGYINNLPADIARNMGAKTVIAIDVGSQDETDLCNYGDSLSGWWLLWKRLNPWAEKVKVPDMAEIQSRLAYVSCVRQLEVVKSSSYCEYIRPPIDRFKTMDFGKFDEIYDVGYQHGKVVFEGWSRGDIIEKMVKDRRSADFYESKRMDVLTCPSAGFTDLAEIVSRIEPAQPYLSDGYGDEESDYLTEYEDEGPESLRGEEDAFLASLEAEEEKPLRHRPSAAGTPPPPPLDSDGF; encoded by the exons ATGACGGCGcgggggccgcggccgccgccagGGCCGGAGCGGGCCGAGACCGGCGGCcg GATTTCGGATGGGCAGAGCCCCCCCCGGCCATGGGGCAGAGCGAGTCGCAGCAGGAGGCCGAG GTGCTCTGGACCGTCCTGGGCCTCGCCGTGGCCATCATGGCCGTCGCCGTGCTGGGCTGGTGGCTGCGCCGCAGGA GTCCCCGCGCAGGAGCCGCCCCGGTATCGCTTCCGCAAGCGGGACAAGGTCCTGTTCTACAGCCGCAAGATCATGCGTAAG gtgtcccagtcCACGTCCTCCCTGGTGGACGCCAGCGTGTCCAGCGGCGCCGCGCGGCCGCGCAGCCGCAAGAAGCTGAAGGTGCTGAGCATCGCCAAGAA GGTCTCGGCCAGCTTCCTGCGCATCCAGAAGGAGCCGCCCACgctgcagctgaaggagccGCCGCCCTCGGTGCTGGAGGCCGACCTGACCGAGTTCGACGTGGCCAGCTCGCACCTGCCCTCCGAGGTGCTCTACATGCTCAAGAACGTCCG ggtgctggggcactTTGAGAAGCCgctgttcctggagctgtgcAAGCACATGGTgttccagcagtgccagcagggcgAGGACGTGTTCCGGCCGGGCCAGCCCGACACCAGCATCTACGTCCTGCAGGAGGGgaaactggagctgctgctcaccGAGACG GACGGGAAGGAGACGGTGATGAAGGAGGTGTTTCCTGGGGACAGCGTCCACAGCCTGCTCAGCATCCTGGACGTCATCACG ggccaccagcgGCCGTACCGGACGGTCTGCGCCCGCGCGGCCGAGGACTCCACGGTGCTGCGCCTGCCGGTCGAGGCCTTCTCGGCCGTCTTCGAGAAGTACCCCGAGAGCCTGGTGAGGGTGGTGCAG ATCATCATGGTGCGGCTGCAGCGCGTCACCTTCCTGGCCTTGCACAACTACCTGGGGCTGACCAACGAGCTCTTCAGCCAC GACATGCAGCCCCTGCGGCTCTTCCCGCAGCCCGGCCACGCCGCCCGCACCAGCCCCGTCCGGCACGGCAAGCGCGGCCTGGGCGGCACCGACGAGGGCCGGGACACGG CCGAGCTGATGAAAGCTGCCGGCCTAGAGACCCCGGCGGTGCCGCCGCCGCTGAGCCGCTGCATCTCCATGCCCGTGGATATCTCGG GCATCCAGAAGGGTCCCCGCTCGGATTTCGACATGGCCTACGAGCGCGGCCGCATCTCGGTGTCGCTGCAGGAGGACAGCTCTGGCGCCTTTGGGCAG TCGGTGTCGCAGGAGCCCAAGGAGCGCAAGTCGGTGACGCTGGAGGAGCAGCCCTCGGGGATTTACCACTACAGCTCCTGCGAGGAGGACGCGGGCGCGGGGATGGGCACGGGGACGGGCACGGGCACGGGGACGGGGACGTGTCCCTTCGGGCCCTACCAGGGCCGCCAGAGCAGCGACATCTTCGAGGAGGCCAAGCGGGAGCTCATCAAGCTCATGAAGGTCGAG GACCCTTCTCTCCTCAACAACCGCGTCCTGCTCCACCACGCCAAAGGCGGGACGGTCATCGCCCGCCAGGGCGaccag GACGTGAGCCTGCACTtcgtgctctggggctgcctgcACGTGTACCAGCGCATGATCGACAAGGAGGAGGACGTGTGCCTGTTCCTGACGCAGCCCGGCGAGCTGGTGGGACAGCTGGCCGTGCTCACCGGGGAGCCCCTCATCTTCACCATCAAGGCCAACCGCGACTGCACCTTCCTCAAGATCTCCAAGTCCGACTTCTACGA GATCATGCGGGAGCAGCCCAGCGTGGTGCTGAGCGTGGCCCACACCGTGGCCGCCCGCATGTCGCCCTTCGTGCGCCAGATGGACTTCGCCATCGACTGGATGGCCGTAGAGGCTGGCCGGGCGCTCTACAG GCAGGGGGACAAGTCGGACTGCACCTACATCGTGCTCAACGGGCGGCTGCGCTCCGTCATCCAGAAGGGCAGCGGCAAGAAGGAGCTGGTGGGCGAGTACGGCCGCGGTGACCTCGTGGGCGTG GTGGAGGCGCTGACGCGGCAGCCCCGGGCCACCACGGTGCACGCGGTGAGGGACACGGAGCTGGCCAAGCTGCCCGAGGGGACTCTCAACAACATCAAGCGCAGATACCCACAG GTCGTCACCCGCCTCATCCACCTCCTGAGCCAGAAGATCCTGGGgaacctccagcagctccgcgGGCCCTTCGCAG GGTCCGGCCTGGGCATGGCTTCCAGCTCGGAGCCCATCAACCCCACCAGCAACCTGTCGACGGTGGCGGTGCTGCCCGTGTGCGACGAGGTGCCCATGGCGGCCTTCacgctggagctgcagcacgCGCTCAACGCCATCG GTCCCACGCTGCTCCTCACCAGCGACATCATCCGCGCCCGCCTGGGCTCCTCGGCCCTGGAGAG CATCCAGGAGTACCGGCTGTCCGGCTGGCTGGCGCAGCAGGAGGACATCCACCGCATCGTCCTCTACCAGACCGACTGCACGCTGACCCCCTGGACGCTGCGCTGCATCCGCCAGGCCGACTGCATCCTCATCGTGGGGCTGGGCGACCAGGAGCCCGCCCTGGGCGAG CTGGAGCAGATGCTGGAGAACACGGCGGTGCGGGCGCTGaagcagctggtgctgctgcaccgCGAGgacggccccggcccggcgcgcACCGTCGAGTGGCTCAACATGCGCAGCTGGTGCTCCGGCCACCTGCACATCCGCTGCCCCCGCCGCGTCTTCTCGCGCCGCAGCCCCGCCAAGCTG CGGGAGATGTACGAGAAGGTGTTCGAGAAGAGCGCCGACCGCCACAGCGACTTCTCGCGCCTGGCGCGCGTCCTCACCGGCAACACCATCGCCCTGGTgctgggcggcggcggcgccag gggctgctcccacaTCGGGGTCATCAAGGCCATGGAGGAGTCGGGGATCCCCATCGACCTGGTGGGGGGCACCTCCATCGGCGCCTTCATCGGGGCGCTCTACGCCGAGGAGCGCAGCGCCGTGCGCACCAAGCAGCGGGCACGGGAGTGGGCCagg tGCATGAATTCCGTTTTTGAGACCGTCCTGGACCTCACCTACCCCATCACCTCCATGTTCTCGGGCTCGGCCTTCAACGCCAGCATCAACCGAGTCTTCCAGGACAAGCAGATCGAG gacctgtggctgccctacTTCAACGTCACCACGGACATCACGGCCTCGGCCATGCGGGTGCACACGGACG GCTCGCTCTGGCGCTACGTGCGCGCCAGCATGACCCTCTCGGGGTACCTGCCCCCGCTCTGCGACCCCAAGGACGGCAACTTGCTGATGGACGGGGGTTACATCAACAACCTGCCAG CCGACATCGCGCGCAACATGGGCGCCAAGACGGTCATCGCCATCGACGTGGGCAGCCAGGACGAGACCGACCTGTGCAACTACGGCGACTCCTTGTCGGGCTGGTGGCTGCTCTGGAAGCGCCTCAACCCCTGGGCCGAGAAGGTCAAG GTGCCGGACATGGCGGAGATCCAGTCGCGCCTGGCCTACGTGTCCTGCGTCCGGCAGCTGGAGGTGGTCAAGTCCAGCTCCTACTGCGAGTACATCCGGCCACCCATCGACCGCTTCAAGACCATGGACTTCGGGAAGTTCGACGAGATCTAC GACGTCGGCTACCAGCACGGCAAGGTGGTGTTCGAGGGCTGGAGCCGCGGGGACATCATCGAGAAGATGGTCAAGGACCGGCGCTCGGCCGACTTCTACGAGAGCAAACGCATGGAC gtgctcacctgtcccagcgccggttTCACGGACCTGGCCGAGATCGTGTCGCGCATCGAGCCCGCGCAGCCCTACCTGAGCGACGGCTACGGCGACG AGGAGTCCGATTACCTGACCGAGTACGAGGACGAGGGCCCGGAGTCGCTGCGGGGCGAGGAGGACGCGTTCCTGGCGTCGCTGGAGGCC gaggaggagaagcccCTTCGGCACCGTCCGAGCgcggccgggacccccccgccccccccgctgGACTCCGACGGCTTCTGA
- the PNPLA6 gene encoding patatin-like phospholipase domain-containing protein 6 isoform X7 → MGQSESQQEAESTVLRGLLAAFSGEQLPARAVLWTVLGLAVAIMAVAVLGWWLRRRKVPAQEPPRYRFRKRDKVLFYSRKIMRKVSQSTSSLVDASVSSGAARPRSRKKLKVLSIAKKVSASFLRIQKEPPTLQLKEPPPSVLEADLTEFDVASSHLPSEVLYMLKNVRVLGHFEKPLFLELCKHMVFQQCQQGEDVFRPGQPDTSIYVLQEGKLELLLTETDGKETVMKEVFPGDSVHSLLSILDVITGHQRPYRTVCARAAEDSTVLRLPVEAFSAVFEKYPESLVRVVQIIMVRLQRVTFLALHNYLGLTNELFSHDMQPLRLFPQPGHAARTSPVRHGKRGLGGTDEGRDTAELMKAAGLETPAVPPPLSRCISMPVDISGIQKGPRSDFDMAYERGRISVSLQEDSSGAFGQSVSQEPKERKSVTLEEQPSGIYHYSSCEEDAGAGMGTGTGTGTGTGTCPFGPYQGRQSSDIFEEAKRELIKLMKVEDPSLLNNRVLLHHAKGGTVIARQGDQDVSLHFVLWGCLHVYQRMIDKEEDVCLFLTQPGELVGQLAVLTGEPLIFTIKANRDCTFLKISKSDFYEIMREQPSVVLSVAHTVAARMSPFVRQMDFAIDWMAVEAGRALYRQGDKSDCTYIVLNGRLRSVIQKGSGKKELVGEYGRGDLVGVVEALTRQPRATTVHAVRDTELAKLPEGTLNNIKRRYPQVVTRLIHLLSQKILGNLQQLRGPFAGSGLGMASSSEPINPTSNLSTVAVLPVCDEVPMAAFTLELQHALNAIGPTLLLTSDIIRARLGSSALESIQEYRLSGWLAQQEDIHRIVLYQTDCTLTPWTLRCIRQADCILIVGLGDQEPALGELEQMLENTAVRALKQLVLLHREDGPGPARTVEWLNMRSWCSGHLHIRCPRRVFSRRSPAKLREMYEKVFEKSADRHSDFSRLARVLTGNTIALVLGGGGARGCSHIGVIKAMEESGIPIDLVGGTSIGAFIGALYAEERSAVRTKQRAREWARCMNSVFETVLDLTYPITSMFSGSAFNASINRVFQDKQIEDLWLPYFNVTTDITASAMRVHTDGSLWRYVRASMTLSGYLPPLCDPKDGNLLMDGGYINNLPADIARNMGAKTVIAIDVGSQDETDLCNYGDSLSGWWLLWKRLNPWAEKVKVPDMAEIQSRLAYVSCVRQLEVVKSSSYCEYIRPPIDRFKTMDFGKFDEIYDVGYQHGKVVFEGWSRGDIIEKMVKDRRSADFYESKRMDVLTCPSAGFTDLAEIVSRIEPAQPYLSDGYGDEESDYLTEYEDEGPESLRGEEDAFLASLEAEEEKPLRHRPSAAGTPPPPPLDSDGF, encoded by the exons ATGGGGCAGAGCGAGTCGCAGCAGGAGGCCGAG AGCACGGTCCTGAGGGGGCTGCTGGCGGCCTTCAGCGGGGAGCAGCTCCCGGCGCGCGCG GTGCTCTGGACCGTCCTGGGCCTCGCCGTGGCCATCATGGCCGTCGCCGTGCTGGGCTGGTGGCTGCGCCGCAGGA aGGTCCCCGCGCAGGAGCCGCCCCGGTATCGCTTCCGCAAGCGGGACAAGGTCCTGTTCTACAGCCGCAAGATCATGCGTAAG gtgtcccagtcCACGTCCTCCCTGGTGGACGCCAGCGTGTCCAGCGGCGCCGCGCGGCCGCGCAGCCGCAAGAAGCTGAAGGTGCTGAGCATCGCCAAGAA GGTCTCGGCCAGCTTCCTGCGCATCCAGAAGGAGCCGCCCACgctgcagctgaaggagccGCCGCCCTCGGTGCTGGAGGCCGACCTGACCGAGTTCGACGTGGCCAGCTCGCACCTGCCCTCCGAGGTGCTCTACATGCTCAAGAACGTCCG ggtgctggggcactTTGAGAAGCCgctgttcctggagctgtgcAAGCACATGGTgttccagcagtgccagcagggcgAGGACGTGTTCCGGCCGGGCCAGCCCGACACCAGCATCTACGTCCTGCAGGAGGGgaaactggagctgctgctcaccGAGACG GACGGGAAGGAGACGGTGATGAAGGAGGTGTTTCCTGGGGACAGCGTCCACAGCCTGCTCAGCATCCTGGACGTCATCACG ggccaccagcgGCCGTACCGGACGGTCTGCGCCCGCGCGGCCGAGGACTCCACGGTGCTGCGCCTGCCGGTCGAGGCCTTCTCGGCCGTCTTCGAGAAGTACCCCGAGAGCCTGGTGAGGGTGGTGCAG ATCATCATGGTGCGGCTGCAGCGCGTCACCTTCCTGGCCTTGCACAACTACCTGGGGCTGACCAACGAGCTCTTCAGCCAC GACATGCAGCCCCTGCGGCTCTTCCCGCAGCCCGGCCACGCCGCCCGCACCAGCCCCGTCCGGCACGGCAAGCGCGGCCTGGGCGGCACCGACGAGGGCCGGGACACGG CCGAGCTGATGAAAGCTGCCGGCCTAGAGACCCCGGCGGTGCCGCCGCCGCTGAGCCGCTGCATCTCCATGCCCGTGGATATCTCGG GCATCCAGAAGGGTCCCCGCTCGGATTTCGACATGGCCTACGAGCGCGGCCGCATCTCGGTGTCGCTGCAGGAGGACAGCTCTGGCGCCTTTGGGCAG TCGGTGTCGCAGGAGCCCAAGGAGCGCAAGTCGGTGACGCTGGAGGAGCAGCCCTCGGGGATTTACCACTACAGCTCCTGCGAGGAGGACGCGGGCGCGGGGATGGGCACGGGGACGGGCACGGGCACGGGGACGGGGACGTGTCCCTTCGGGCCCTACCAGGGCCGCCAGAGCAGCGACATCTTCGAGGAGGCCAAGCGGGAGCTCATCAAGCTCATGAAGGTCGAG GACCCTTCTCTCCTCAACAACCGCGTCCTGCTCCACCACGCCAAAGGCGGGACGGTCATCGCCCGCCAGGGCGaccag GACGTGAGCCTGCACTtcgtgctctggggctgcctgcACGTGTACCAGCGCATGATCGACAAGGAGGAGGACGTGTGCCTGTTCCTGACGCAGCCCGGCGAGCTGGTGGGACAGCTGGCCGTGCTCACCGGGGAGCCCCTCATCTTCACCATCAAGGCCAACCGCGACTGCACCTTCCTCAAGATCTCCAAGTCCGACTTCTACGA GATCATGCGGGAGCAGCCCAGCGTGGTGCTGAGCGTGGCCCACACCGTGGCCGCCCGCATGTCGCCCTTCGTGCGCCAGATGGACTTCGCCATCGACTGGATGGCCGTAGAGGCTGGCCGGGCGCTCTACAG GCAGGGGGACAAGTCGGACTGCACCTACATCGTGCTCAACGGGCGGCTGCGCTCCGTCATCCAGAAGGGCAGCGGCAAGAAGGAGCTGGTGGGCGAGTACGGCCGCGGTGACCTCGTGGGCGTG GTGGAGGCGCTGACGCGGCAGCCCCGGGCCACCACGGTGCACGCGGTGAGGGACACGGAGCTGGCCAAGCTGCCCGAGGGGACTCTCAACAACATCAAGCGCAGATACCCACAG GTCGTCACCCGCCTCATCCACCTCCTGAGCCAGAAGATCCTGGGgaacctccagcagctccgcgGGCCCTTCGCAG GGTCCGGCCTGGGCATGGCTTCCAGCTCGGAGCCCATCAACCCCACCAGCAACCTGTCGACGGTGGCGGTGCTGCCCGTGTGCGACGAGGTGCCCATGGCGGCCTTCacgctggagctgcagcacgCGCTCAACGCCATCG GTCCCACGCTGCTCCTCACCAGCGACATCATCCGCGCCCGCCTGGGCTCCTCGGCCCTGGAGAG CATCCAGGAGTACCGGCTGTCCGGCTGGCTGGCGCAGCAGGAGGACATCCACCGCATCGTCCTCTACCAGACCGACTGCACGCTGACCCCCTGGACGCTGCGCTGCATCCGCCAGGCCGACTGCATCCTCATCGTGGGGCTGGGCGACCAGGAGCCCGCCCTGGGCGAG CTGGAGCAGATGCTGGAGAACACGGCGGTGCGGGCGCTGaagcagctggtgctgctgcaccgCGAGgacggccccggcccggcgcgcACCGTCGAGTGGCTCAACATGCGCAGCTGGTGCTCCGGCCACCTGCACATCCGCTGCCCCCGCCGCGTCTTCTCGCGCCGCAGCCCCGCCAAGCTG CGGGAGATGTACGAGAAGGTGTTCGAGAAGAGCGCCGACCGCCACAGCGACTTCTCGCGCCTGGCGCGCGTCCTCACCGGCAACACCATCGCCCTGGTgctgggcggcggcggcgccag gggctgctcccacaTCGGGGTCATCAAGGCCATGGAGGAGTCGGGGATCCCCATCGACCTGGTGGGGGGCACCTCCATCGGCGCCTTCATCGGGGCGCTCTACGCCGAGGAGCGCAGCGCCGTGCGCACCAAGCAGCGGGCACGGGAGTGGGCCagg tGCATGAATTCCGTTTTTGAGACCGTCCTGGACCTCACCTACCCCATCACCTCCATGTTCTCGGGCTCGGCCTTCAACGCCAGCATCAACCGAGTCTTCCAGGACAAGCAGATCGAG gacctgtggctgccctacTTCAACGTCACCACGGACATCACGGCCTCGGCCATGCGGGTGCACACGGACG GCTCGCTCTGGCGCTACGTGCGCGCCAGCATGACCCTCTCGGGGTACCTGCCCCCGCTCTGCGACCCCAAGGACGGCAACTTGCTGATGGACGGGGGTTACATCAACAACCTGCCAG CCGACATCGCGCGCAACATGGGCGCCAAGACGGTCATCGCCATCGACGTGGGCAGCCAGGACGAGACCGACCTGTGCAACTACGGCGACTCCTTGTCGGGCTGGTGGCTGCTCTGGAAGCGCCTCAACCCCTGGGCCGAGAAGGTCAAG GTGCCGGACATGGCGGAGATCCAGTCGCGCCTGGCCTACGTGTCCTGCGTCCGGCAGCTGGAGGTGGTCAAGTCCAGCTCCTACTGCGAGTACATCCGGCCACCCATCGACCGCTTCAAGACCATGGACTTCGGGAAGTTCGACGAGATCTAC GACGTCGGCTACCAGCACGGCAAGGTGGTGTTCGAGGGCTGGAGCCGCGGGGACATCATCGAGAAGATGGTCAAGGACCGGCGCTCGGCCGACTTCTACGAGAGCAAACGCATGGAC gtgctcacctgtcccagcgccggttTCACGGACCTGGCCGAGATCGTGTCGCGCATCGAGCCCGCGCAGCCCTACCTGAGCGACGGCTACGGCGACG AGGAGTCCGATTACCTGACCGAGTACGAGGACGAGGGCCCGGAGTCGCTGCGGGGCGAGGAGGACGCGTTCCTGGCGTCGCTGGAGGCC gaggaggagaagcccCTTCGGCACCGTCCGAGCgcggccgggacccccccgccccccccgctgGACTCCGACGGCTTCTGA